TGGAAACGAGGCGTTCGCCTTCGACCCACGGAAGCTGCGCGTCGTCGTCGGCCTTCCACGGCAGGACGAACTCGCTCGGTTTGACGGCGTTTGGCAGTCCCGACGGCTGGCCCTGCGTGAACTCGCTGGTTCGGTAGATGCCCGCACAATAGCGTTCGAGCGCCTCGCCTGCAGCTTTCATCAGTGCCTCGTTCCAGTCGATGGCGACGCCTGCGGCCTGCTGGGCGGCGCTTGCGTCGCTGAACCCCGAGGTGTCGCCGCCACGGGCGATGTAGTAGGGCACCGGGAACGAGGCGGCTTCGCCGACTTCGTGGATGATGCCCACGCGCTCGTCGATGGCGCGTTCGGCGCGGGCGAGCGAGTCGTCCAGGTCGCGGGCGACGAACTCGTTCGAGACTCGCTTTTTCGCGTTCGGTTCACAGCGACAGTTCGGCACGGGGAGAAACTGGCGACTCGCGTGGGGACGTTCGAGGACGCCGCCGAGGAGCGCCGAATCCTCGCCAGAGACGAGTTTCGCGAGTTCGCGCCCAGCGAGTGCTCCGGCGACGCGCATGGTCGTCGGGTCCGGGTCCGCCGCCGTGTGTTCAGCCTCGTGATTCGCAGCCACCCGCGCCCCTAAGCATTCAAAACAGCCCGTCGACGGCGCGAATCCCGAGATGCCGACGTCAATATCGAGTTCGTGGCCGCCGAGGCCGCCGCGTTCGATTGCGAGCCAAGTCGTGTCTGCCGAGAGTGCGGCATCGTTCGCGGTTTGGAAGGCAGCGTCGCCCGCGTCACCGACGACGACGGCGAACGCGACGGTGTCGAGGTCGCTCGGTAAAATAGATTCAGCAGTGGCGTCGATGTCTGTCAGTGCGGCCCGGAGCGCTTCGACAGCAGGTCCGTCACCGACGAGTCCGATAGTCATCACTCTGGAGTTAGGAATAACGTAGATAAAAGACTGGGTCTCGCGACTCAGTTAAGGATAGACTGGGCGACGGAGGCCAGCTGGTCTGGCTTCGCACCGCGCAGGCGCTCGTCACCGAGCATGAGGCGGAGGCGTGGGCGACCCACGTCGATGGGCACCTTCTCGGTGGTGATGAGGCCCATGTCTTCGAGTTTTGTCTTGGTGCGCGAGAACGTCGCCTTCGAGGCGATGCCCACGTCTTCGCCCCACTTGCTGATGTCGTAGAGGAGCGCCTCGTTCTTCGCTGCGACGAGCAGGCTGATGGTCACTTCGTCGAGACCATCGCCGTCACCGCGAGCGGTTTCGAGCGAGGAGAGCACGCCATCGAAGTCGGCGCTGACGGTCGCCCCGAGGTCGTCGGAGAGCGACGTGCGTACTCGCGAGATGGGCGGCGTTCGGAGGGTAAAGGAGTCGGTCTCCTCCCAGAGGTCTGCGTACATCTCGTTCGCGCTCTGGATGAACTCCTCGTCGTCGGTCGAGAGGCCAGCGACACGGTCGCCAGCGGAGACGATTGCGACGACGCTGTCGTTCGTGATGAGCAGGGAGTTCTCCGGTGCGTTCGCGAGCGTGTGAAGCGCGAGCGTTTCTGCGTCGATCAAGTCGGCGGCGGTGGAGGCGACGATGAAGTCAGCCATGACGTCCTTGAGGACGCCATCGTCAGCGAGGACTCGAACCGCAGGCGCGTCTTCGAGTGTTGCGAGGACGGAGACGAGCTCCTCTACGGTCTCGTCTGCCGGATTGACGACGAGAACATCGTCCGACGTGTTCTCGAGCGTTGCCCGAAGGATACCTTCAATGTCCGGTTCCAGTAAATTTGAACTCATGACTGTACCTGTATAAAACATCCTCGTAGTATTTAATTTTACCGTTACTTTCGAATTGAAATCAGCCATTTAACATAAAACGCCGGACGGAAGGGGTGAAATATTTAAATAGAAAACCGTTATCTCAGTGGAATGCGTGACTGCCGGAAATAATTGTCAGTGTTTCTCACTTACATTTTTTCACAAATGTTCGTAGACCAGCTAAAATCTCCGTCGAAGATGACGGGCATCGCGTGGGTCGAGAGGAACGACCGTAATTCCTCGCGGGACAGGTCGTACGCTGTTTTTGCCCCGTAAAGGCCGGTTGTGGACTGGTCGCGCGGGTCTGGATACGTATCGCCGTGTCTCCAGGCGGCGTTCGCCTCGTAGGTCAGGTCGAAGCGTTCGCCACGTTTTTCGACCCAGGCGACGGCGGGCGTTCTGTCGGTGGACGCAGCGAGCGTGTAGGTTCCATCCCCGACGACGGCGTAGTCTTTCCCCATCATGATGCGCCGACGGGCTAGTTGCATCGCCCGCTCGAACTCGAAGCCGTTGATGAGCAGGCGTGCGAACGCCGCACCTACGGTGGCCGCCTGGTCGTTCAGCACTTTGGTAAGTGTCACCGCTCCCGAGACGCTTCCCTTCTCTACGAGCGAGATACCCTCGTGATAGGAGCCACAGGCATTGAGGAAGAACGTTCTTGCGTTCACCTCCCCGATGTCCGCGATTGCGAGGTTGCCGTTGGGACAGCGAAGGCCATCTACGTCGCAGTGGCCGATGTAGTGGACGAAATCCGTCTTCGCTTCGAAGACCGCCGCTAACTCCTTTCGCTTGAGCGATTTGTGGACGGTCACGTCGATGGGAAGGTCGGCAGCGCGTTCGCGATAAATGGCCGCTACCTCCTCGTGTTCAGCGTCCATCTCGCCGTCGTTCAACACGACGTCGACGCTGAGCGACTGGGTGGTCTGTCTCCCGTATTTGAGCCGGTTCACGTAGGCGGAATGGGTGACTTTGAATACGTCGATGGGGGTCCCCGCTGCGAGCCAGCCGTGCAGCGACCCCGACTGCAGTGTCGGCATCAGAACGTCGACGGAGGCTGCCTGCGGTCCGACGCGGTAGAAGTCGTCGAGCGAGCGGCGAATCAGTTCCTTCCCGTCGAACGCAGACGCCTCTGGCAGGTAGATGAGGCTCATGTTGTCGAGCAAGAAGGGGAGCGACCGGACGTGTGCCGGGTCGGGGTCTACGTACGTCGCGAGATACCACTCGGGCAGGTGGGGCATGATGTCCGTCTCGGGAATCTCACGCATCGCCGCGAATCGCTCCGCGACGCTCGCTGCGCCGAGCGTGTCCGGACAGAGACCCCACTCTGAGAGCAATGCCGTCTGTCGGGGCGGCGTCTCGTGGGCGACGTCTCTGAGGAGACAATCGGCGAAGAACTGCCGACGCAAGAGACTCGCCACCTCGTGCTGGAAGGCAGGCAGGTTGCTGAACGAATGTTCGAATCCCTGTTCGTGGGTGACGAGGAGCGGGGCGTCTAAGTCTTCGACGGTGACCGTCGCACCGAGATAGTAGGCGAGCGGCGCGGCGACGTACAGCGCCTCCGTGCTCGGTGGCAGTTTGAATTCGAGTTCCGTCTGGGGAGTTCGCTCTCGAATGGCGTCTGGAACGTCGATTTCGTCACCGAGTTCGACGAGGGGTGGATGGTGTCGCCAGGCCGGATGCGAACATTGCGCGCCCGTCGTCAGGTGCCCCGCAGACAGGTGGGAGAGTGCAGTGGCGATTCCCTCGGGCGTTTCGGTGACGGTAATCGGCGCGGCTGGAATCGTGTGCTCGTGGGGGATTCCGACGGTGAGTGCGGTTCGCTCGTCGAAGCTAATGCCCAGGTCGGACCCGAGTGGTCGTACCTGCGCCGGGCCGTCGAAGGCGATGGTCACGCCGAGTGCGGTATCCGCGGCCCGCGACACCTGTGCGGTCCCGGAGCCGTCGGTGAGGACGCGCTGTAATTGCCCGTCGGTGGAGAGTGAGAGGTAGTGCGTTCCTGTGGCGAGCGACACGCCGGTGGCGTAGGGGACGGGGGATCCGTCACTCGACCGGAGTTCGACGTTCGTGGCGGGAACCTGCAACTGAGAGACGGTCCCTGCGGCGACGGCGTTCGTCCCACGCGGCAGCCTGTGAGCGATGTTTGTCGGTTGCCAGTCGGGTGCGGTGAGTCGAATCGTGGTAGAAGCGTGGCTGAGGCGAAGTCCAGAATCTGTCAGGCCCCAGCGCAACATTGGCGGTTTAGTTCACTCCCTAGAAGTATATGTGTGTTGGCCTGACGGGGAGAGAGGTACACTTATTGAGTGAGGGAAATCAGGGTTTCACACGATGGATTACGACCAGGTTCGCGAAGTCGACCCGGAGGTGGCAGCCGCCCTCGAAAACGAAGTCGAGCGCCAGCGTTCGACCCTCGAGATGATTGCCTCGGAGAATCACGTCTCGGAGGCCGTCCTCGAAGCCCAGGGAAGCGCCCTCACGAACAAGTACGCAGAGGGGTATCCCGGTGCGCGCTACTACGCCGGCTGTGAGTACGCAGACGTCGTCGAACAGCTCGCAATCGACCGCGCGAAAGAACTCTGGGGCGCAGAACACGTGAACGTCCAGCCACACAGCGGGACGCAGGCGAACATGGGCGTCTACCTCGCGATGCTCGAACCTGGCGACAAAATCCTCTCTCTCGAACTCTCCCACGGCGGCCACCTGAGTCACGGCCATCCGGCGAACTTCACGGGTAAGCTCTACGAAGTCGAACAGTACGAAGTCGACGAGGAATCCGGTTACCTCGATTACGATGGCATCGTGGAGAAAGCAAAGGAGTTCGACCCCGACATCATCGTCTCCGGCTACTCCGCCTACCCTCGCGTCGTCGAATGGGAGAAGATTCAGGAAGCCGCAGACGAGGTGGACGCCTACCACCTCGCCGACATCGCCCACATCACGGGTCTCGTCGCCGCTGGCGAACACCCTTCGCCCGTCGGCATCGCGGACTTCGTCACGGGTTCGACCCACAAGACCATCCGCGCGGGTCGCGGTGGCATCATCATGTGCGGAGAAGAGCACAAGAAAGCCATCAACTCGGCCGTCTTCC
This sequence is a window from Haladaptatus sp. QDMS2. Protein-coding genes within it:
- a CDS encoding YcaO-like family protein, producing the protein MTIGLVGDGPAVEALRAALTDIDATAESILPSDLDTVAFAVVVGDAGDAAFQTANDAALSADTTWLAIERGGLGGHELDIDVGISGFAPSTGCFECLGARVAANHEAEHTAADPDPTTMRVAGALAGRELAKLVSGEDSALLGGVLERPHASRQFLPVPNCRCEPNAKKRVSNEFVARDLDDSLARAERAIDERVGIIHEVGEAASFPVPYYIARGGDTSGFSDASAAQQAAGVAIDWNEALMKAAGEALERYCAGIYRTSEFTQGQPSGLPNAVKPSEFVLPWKADDDAQLPWVEGERLVSSNPAFLPAEFVHFPPPTQQHKPAITTGLGLGNSLPEALLSGLYEVVERDATMLAWYSSFESLRLDIEDETFDTLVRRARSEDLEVTPLLVTQDVDIPVVAVAVHRDGDWPRFAMGSGADSDATAAATSALAEALQNWTELGSMGENAAMQAGAWIGHYASFPNAAQAFVDVDASVSADAVSVDVAPENELPTAVQAAESAGMEVYATRLTTRDVEALGFEATRVLIPQAQPLFMDEPYFGTRAETVPEELGFEPQLDREPHPYP
- a CDS encoding transcriptional regulator TbsP, whose protein sequence is MSSNLLEPDIEGILRATLENTSDDVLVVNPADETVEELVSVLATLEDAPAVRVLADDGVLKDVMADFIVASTAADLIDAETLALHTLANAPENSLLITNDSVVAIVSAGDRVAGLSTDDEEFIQSANEMYADLWEETDSFTLRTPPISRVRTSLSDDLGATVSADFDGVLSSLETARGDGDGLDEVTISLLVAAKNEALLYDISKWGEDVGIASKATFSRTKTKLEDMGLITTEKVPIDVGRPRLRLMLGDERLRGAKPDQLASVAQSILN
- the glyA gene encoding serine hydroxymethyltransferase, with product MDYDQVREVDPEVAAALENEVERQRSTLEMIASENHVSEAVLEAQGSALTNKYAEGYPGARYYAGCEYADVVEQLAIDRAKELWGAEHVNVQPHSGTQANMGVYLAMLEPGDKILSLELSHGGHLSHGHPANFTGKLYEVEQYEVDEESGYLDYDGIVEKAKEFDPDIIVSGYSAYPRVVEWEKIQEAADEVDAYHLADIAHITGLVAAGEHPSPVGIADFVTGSTHKTIRAGRGGIIMCGEEHKKAINSAVFPGSQGGPLMHNIAGKAVGFKEALQPEFNEYAAQTVKNAKVLGETLKDHGFSLVSGGTDNHLILIDLRPSHPDTTGGDAEEALEEVGIVLNKNTVPGETRSPFNPSGIRAGTPLLTTRGFDEEATRKVGDIIANVIDNYDDDSVKAEAAGEVADLCAEFPLYE